A section of the Ptychodera flava strain L36383 unplaced genomic scaffold, AS_Pfla_20210202 Scaffold_28__1_contigs__length_4768798_pilon, whole genome shotgun sequence genome encodes:
- the LOC139127063 gene encoding uncharacterized protein isoform X2 produces the protein MRLELNVKTNQVAEDTKMMLVELIYQHEDPSQNHQSDVTSVGPDESSTSNEYDRSDPNQSETNQSSKRLKLKNGHMSVNMVVKDAAPQNDKPVSEIENDLFSHASTQTNAHDFMDMVTRVHPELHGEDIEKDSPNFVVRCDSSDAADALWNAYSSGRLDRMADKAFLSIPLLDDIGARMLSLETFIDYQEYVQCKQDIKDKEAATEAPNVTSLTQETETLDGEVEQTLISVNTKEQHIMQKKVSRDSLHLTCIKESEAFNATWSRMFNDGSICRPDQDLSVQ, from the exons ATGAGACTAGAACTAAATGTAAAGACCAACCAGGTAGCAGAGGACACGAAAATGATGTTGGTCGAACTGATATACCAGCATGAAGATCCCAGCCAGAATCATCAGTCGGACGTTACTTCTGTTGGACCTG ATGAATCTTCTACTTCTAATGAATACGACAGATCCGATCCAAATCAATCTGAAACTAATCAAAGCAGCAAAAGGCTTAAACTAAAGAACG GTCACATGAGCGTGAATATGGTTGTCAAAGATGCTGCGCCTCAGAATGACAAACCTGTGTCCGAAATTGAGAATGATCTATTCAGTCATGCAAGCACCCAGACCAATGCCCATGACTTTATGGACATGGTTACCAGGGTCCATCCTGAACTTCATGGAGAAGACATCGAAAAAGACAGTCCAAACTTTGTCGTAAGATGTGATTCTTCAGATGCAGCTGACGCCTTGTGGAATGCCTATAGCAGTGGACGGTTAGATAGAATGGCAGATAAGGCCTTTTTGTCTATACCTCTTCTAGATGATATCGGTGCCAGAATGTTGTCCTTGGAAACATTCATAGATTACCAGGAATATGTGCAGTGCAAGCAGGATATTAAAGACAAAG agGCAGCTACAGAAGCACCTAATGTGACGTCATTAACACAAGAAACGGAAACGCTGGATGGTGAAGTGGAGCAAACCTTAATCTCAGTGAATACAAAAGAGCAACATATTATGCAGAAGAAGGTGAGCAGAGATAGTTTACACTTAACCTGCATCAAGGAAAGTGAAGCCTTCAATGCAACCTGGAGCAGAATGTTCAATGATGGCTCAATCTGTCGGCCAGATCAGGATCTTTCAGTACAATGA
- the LOC139127063 gene encoding tripartite motif-containing protein 2-like isoform X1: MDAQRQKLDNQFEEVKKEISAFEERSVSRKEMLSTKVDELTTELSLLEESDDIARKALTDQICEVQKELTSHADWCKDEMKRLGELQTKLTEDRSVINDVIAKTAEIDELILSVDRINQGIVPEDTVRRLSRHGNGPGEVWGPQGLTVNQNEQVVVSDYGPGNKHGSVKTVTADTAQIISTITFHGLPNTFRPTDVKMSKNNLYYIADDGNSCILVCDAKSRLKQIIDIGEVESPQICLGPDNTVFVADYNGRVIKYSRAGEMISSKQLQYPYITMNSKYQLIVSCPDEHCIDVLDSNLNTLHTFGHEHLVEPCGVSVDAIGENINVADKNKVKIFSAQGEYLTDVTVDGSPDFIAVFADGRIVYTVSDISDLSDVTVRVIYTKVI; the protein is encoded by the exons ATGGATGCACAGAGACAGAAACTTGACAATCAGTTCGAGGAAGTCAAAAAGGAAATATCAGCCTTTGAAGAGCGCAGTGTGTCCAGGAAGGAGATGTTATCAACAAAGGTCGATGAACTTACCACGGAACTTTCACTCTTGGAAGAAAGTGATGACATTGCAAGGAAGGCATTAACTGATCAGATTTGTGAGGTACAAAAGGAGCTAACTTCACATGCTGATTGGTGCAAAGATGAAATGAAGAGGCTAGGAGAGCTGCAAACGAAGCTGACTGAAGACCGCTCAGTTATCAATGACGTGATTGCAAAGACTGCAGAAATTGATGAGCTCATACTCAGTGTTGACAGAATTAATCAAG GTATTGTTCCTGAAGACACAGTCAGAAGATTGTCAAGGCATGGCAATGGACCAGGAGAAGTCTGGGGTCCACAGGGATTGACAGTAAACCAGAATGAACAAGTGGTTGTCAGTGACTATGGACCTGGTAACAAGCATGGCAGTGTAAAAACAGTAACAGCAGACACAGCACAGATCATATCAACAATCACTTTTCATGGCTTGCCAAATACTTTCAGACCAAcagatgtaaaaatgtctaaaaacaATTTGTATTACATTGCTGATGATGGCAACAGTTGCATTCTAGTGTGTGATGCAAAGAGTAgattaaaacaaataattgatATTGGTGAAGTTGAATCACCTCAGATATGTCTTGGTCCAGACAACACTGTTTTTGTAGCAGACTACAATGGCCGTGTGATAAAATACAGCAGGGCTGGTGAAATGATTTCGAGTAAACAACTCCAATACCCCTACATTAccatgaatagcaaatatcaactCATAGTGTCATGTCCTGATGAACATTGTATCGATGTTTTGGACAGTAATCTCAACACATTGCACACATTTGGACATGAACACTTAGTAGAGCCATGTGGAGTCAGTGTTGATGCGATTGGCGAAAATATTAATGTAGCAGATAAGAATAAAGTAAAGATCTTTAGTGCACAGGGTGAATACCTGACAGATGTAACTGTGGATGGAAGCCCTGACTTCATTGCAGTATTTGCAGACGGTAGAATAGTTTATACAGTCAGTGATATCAGTGATCTCAGTGATGTCACTGTGCGTGTAATTTACACGAAAGTAATATGA